From Orcinus orca chromosome 3, mOrcOrc1.1, whole genome shotgun sequence, a single genomic window includes:
- the LOC101287309 gene encoding LOW QUALITY PROTEIN: cysteine protease ATG4C-like (The sequence of the model RefSeq protein was modified relative to this genomic sequence to represent the inferred CDS: deleted 1 base in 1 codon; substituted 1 base at 1 genomic stop codon), with the protein MVAGELEVPVAAVLRLERLHNLNREATGTDEVDKLETKFISAWNNVKYSWVLKTKTYFSRNSPVLLLGKCYHFKYEDENELLPARSGRTIEDHGIEGNVEEFRKGFISRIWLTHKEEFPRIEGSALTTDCAWSCTLRTGQMLLAQGLILHLLGRAXTWWPDALNTENSDSESWTSNTVKTFTASFKASLSGERELKTPTISLKETIGRYSDDHETQNEIYHRKIIPWSGDSPLALFGLHQLIEYGKKSGEKAGDWYGPAVVAHILRKAVEETRHPDLQGITIYVVQHCTVYSSEVTDKQCASMASDNTDDKAVIILVPVRLGGERNNADYLDFVKGILSLEYCVGIIGGKPKQSYCFAGFQDDTLIYMNPHYCQSFVDVSIKDFPLETFHCPSPKKMSFRKMDLSCTIGFYRQNVQDFKRASEEITKMLKISSKEKYPLFSFVNGHSRDHDFTSTTTNEEDLFSEDEKKRLKRFSTEEFVLL; encoded by the exons ATGGTGGCTGGGGAGCTCGAGGTGCCTGTAGCTGCGGTGCTGAGGTTGGAGCGTCTGCAT AATCTGAATAGGGAGGCCACAGGAACAGACGAAGTTGACAAGCTAGAAACTAAATTTATATCTGCTTGGAACAACGTGAAATATAGTTGGGTGTTGAAAACAAAGACATATTTTAGTAGAAATTCCCCTGTTTTATTGCTTGGAAAGTGTTACCATTTTAAATATGAAG atgaaaatgaactgtTACCTGCAAGATCAGGACGTACCATAGAAGATCATGGAATTGAGGGAAACGTAGAAGAATTTCGTAAAGGTTTCATTTCAAGAATATGGCTTACCCACAAGGAAGAATTTCCTCGAATAGAAGGCTCAGCTTTGACAACAGACTGTGCTTGGAGCTGTACATTAAGAACCGGCCAGATGCTATTGGCTCAAGGACTCATTCTACACTTGCTTGGTAGAGCTTAGACCTGG TGGCCTGATGCTTTGAACACTGAAAATTCAGACTCTGAATCATGGACTTCCAACACTGTAAAAACATTTACTGCATCTTTCAAAGCATCGCTTTCAGGGGAAAGAGAACTCAAAACCCCAACAATTTCTCTGAAGGAGACAATCGGGAGATATTCTGATGATCATGAAACGCAAAATGAAATTTATCACAGGAAAATCATCCCTTGGTCTGGTGATTCCCCCTTGGCTCTCTTTGGTTTACACCAACTAATAGAATATGGAAAGAAGTCTGGGGAAAAAGCTGGAGATTGGTATGGACCAGCTGTGGTTGCTCACATTTTAAGAAAAGCAGTTGAAGAAACAAGACACCCAGATTTACAAGGAATAACTATTTATGTTGTGCAACATTGTACAGTTTACAGTTCTGAGGTAACTGATAAACAGTGCGCTTCCATGGCCTCTGATAATACAGATGACAAAGCTGTTATTATTCTAGTTCCTGTTAGACTTGGTGGAGAAAGAAACAATGCCGACTATTTAGATTTTGTAAAGGGTATTTTAAGCCTTGAATACTGTGTGGGTATTATTGGTGGCAAACCTAAACAGTCATATTGCTTTGCTGGATTTCAAGATGACACTTTGATTTACATGAATCCTCATTACTGCCAATCTTTTGTAGATGTCAGCATAAAGGATTTCCCTCTTGAGACATTCCACTGCCCTTCTCCTAAAAAGATGTCATTTCGAAAAATGGATCTTAGCTGTACAATAGGATTTTACCGTCAAAATGTTCAAGACTTCAAACGAGCTTCTGAAGAAATCACTAAGATGCTGAAAATTTCTTCTAAGGAGAAATATCCATTATTTAGTTTTGTAAATGGTCATTCCAGAGACCATGATTTTACATCTACTACAACCAACGAAGAAGACCTTTTCtcagaggatgaaaagaaaagattaaaaagatttAGCACAGAAGAGTTTGTCTTGCTGTAA